From Humidesulfovibrio mexicanus:
TTGGCGTGTTTTCCGAAGGGATCATCAGCGGGTGGTGGGACAGGACCGCCCTCTCCCGCCGGGGCCGCAGCCATGTTTGCCTCAAGGGTTGCGATGCGGCTGGAAAGGTCGGTCTTCTCGCGATCGTCCAGGGCGCGCCCCCAAAGTTCGCGGTAGATGCCCAGAGCTCCGCCAAAATCGCCCTGAGAAGCGAGCAACTCGGCCATGGTGCGCGTGCGGTAGCTCCCCGCTTCAGGAGCGGGCCCGTCGTACCCCGCTTCGGCGCCATCCAGCGCTGCGGCAGAACGGTCCGGCGCGGGCTGGGCCTGTGGGGCAGAAACTGTATGCTCGCGCGGTTTGCGCGCACCGGTCTTGAGGGGGCCGATAAGCCGTTCGGTGAGCGAACTCAGGCCCTCGATGACGACATCGGTCCATTTGACGGGACGATCAGTGAAGTGCGAGGCGACCAGCATGAGGAAGACGGAGAAATCGCGGTCCTTTTCAGCAGTCTGCTGCGCCCACAGGGACCAAAAAGCCGGATAGCGCTCAAGTGGCTTGATGACGGCGGGCATATGCTCCAGAGCCTCGTCGTATCGCTCCTGCCGTGTCAGCACCTGGATGAGCAGAAGCCGCGCTTCCATGGAATCGGGGTGGCGGTCCAACCCTTGCCGCAGCGTCCGCTCGGCGTCCTCAAGCTGGCCGAACTCCACAAACAGCTTGGCGAGGGGGAAAAAAATGCGAGACCCCGGTTCGAGGGCCAAGACCTCTTGATACCACTCAATCTTTCTTCTCATCGTCCTCGGCCCCCTGGGGTACGTCGGTCCTGTCGGAGAAGATATACAGCACTTCATTTTCTTTCACGTAGTTCATCTTGTCGCGAATGACCATCT
This genomic window contains:
- a CDS encoding tetratricopeptide repeat protein; its protein translation is MRRKIEWYQEVLALEPGSRIFFPLAKLFVEFGQLEDAERTLRQGLDRHPDSMEARLLLIQVLTRQERYDEALEHMPAVIKPLERYPAFWSLWAQQTAEKDRDFSVFLMLVASHFTDRPVKWTDVVIEGLSSLTERLIGPLKTGARKPREHTVSAPQAQPAPDRSAAALDGAEAGYDGPAPEAGSYRTRTMAELLASQGDFGGALGIYRELWGRALDDREKTDLSSRIATLEANMAAAPAGEGGPVPPPADDPFGKHAKNRLMSTLEALAARLESRIQA